GTGCTGGATGCCGTCGGGCTGAGCTTCTTCGCGATCACCGGAGCGATCAAAGCCGTTGAGTTCGGGCTCGGGCCGGTCCAGGCGATCATTCTCGGCACCATCACCGCTGTCGGCGGAGGCACGCTTCGCGATGCGCTGCTCGGACGTGTGCCCTCCGTGCTGAGTGACGGGCTCTATGCTGTGCCGGCCTTCATCGGCGCCGGCCTCGCCGTCATCGCGTCGCTGTTCGGGCTCTACGGCCCCGTCACCGCGGTCGTCGCAGCAGCTGTCTGCTTTCTCATCCGTGTGCTCGGACTGCACTTCAGCTGGAACGCGCCGGTGCCGCGCGAGTGGAAGCGCCGTGGCACCGGCAGCTCAAGTCGGGACTAACGGAGGCTATTTCGCAAGCCACGCGAGTGCCGCGACGACGAGCGCTCGCGTGCCCGTGTCGAGTGTCGGCTGGATCACGGGCGCGAACTCGGGTGAGTGATTCACGGGAATGTCCTGCGCCACGCGCCCTGCTGCCTCGGCAGCGGCATACTGCTCTGCGTCGATTCCCCCGATGCCCCAGTACACGTACGGCACTCCGAGAGCGTTCGGAATGTCGCTGAAGTCTTCGCTCGCTGACTGCTTCTCTATGGGTCTGTTCTGCTCACCAAAGTGCGTGGTGAATGCAGCGGCGACGCGTTCGCTTGCCTCCGTGTCGTTGGCTGTGAGCGGAAAACTGTCGAAGACCTCGTATTCCGCAGGTTTCGGCGACAGCGAGGCGACACACTCGGCATCGACGATACGCCGGATCGCAGCAAACAGCGCGGAGCGCGTCTGCTCGCTGTAGGTGCGGATGTTGAGTTGCAGCACGGCTGACTCGGGAATGACGTTGCTCTTCGTGCCGGCCTGGATGCTGCCGACCGTCAGCACGGCTGTCTCCGCTGGCGCAATTTCACGGGAGACAATTGTCTGCAACCTGACGACGATGTGCGCTGCGAGCACAACGGGGTCAACGCTCGCCTGCGGCATCGATCCGTGAGCGCCGCGGCCGTGAATGATGATGCGGATGCTGTCTGCCGCCGTGAGAAACGGCCCACTCCGCACTCCCAGCGTTCCGGCCGGTAGCGCTAGCACATGCTGCGCGAGGGCGATGTCTGGTGTCGGGATCAGCTCGGCAAGGCCATCGTCGAGCATGCCCGCTGCACCGTCGGCCGTCTCTTCGGCGGGCTGCAGAAGCGCAACGACAGTGCCGTTCCACTGTGCCGGCGATCTGCTCAGCAGCTCCACGGCAGCCACAAGCGACGCCACATGCACGTCGTGCCCGCACGCGTGGGCGACAGGCACTGTGTGACCATTCTCGTCTGATGCCGTTGCCTCGCTCGCGTAGTCGACGCCGCTCTGTTCCGTGACGGGGAGCGCATCCATGTCCGCACGCAGCAGAACGACGGGCCCGTCGCCGTTGCGCAGAATTCCGACAACGCCAGTCCCACCGATTCCGGCTTGCACATCAAGGCCAAGCCCGCGCAGCCACTGCGCCGCCTTCGTCGCAGTCTCGTGCTCGTGATGCGATAGTTCGGGGTTTCTGTGTAGATCTCTGTAAAACTCCTCTTGCCGTTCGCGAAGCTCACCGAGTCTGGCGAGAACCGTCGACGCCACTGACATGTTGTCTCTCCCCTATCGCCTCTTTTTCGCAAGCATTCCACTGCTCGGATGCCGGGGCAACAACGATTCTGCTCACGATCACCTCCTGCGTCGCGCCCGGGTAGGATTGACAACGGTCCGGCGTGCAGCCACGCCCCTTTTTCGTCCCCAGGAGCGAGTATTCCGTGAGCATCCCAGCAGACACCGGCGCCGACACCGTCGCGAACGCAGCAGCGACTCCCGAGAAGGAGCAGCCATATGCGGCCCTCGGCCTGAAGCCCGACGAATATGCGGCGATCCGAGAGATTCTCGGCCGACGCCCTACCTCGGGTGAGCTCGCGATGTACTCGGTGATGTGGAGCGAGCACTGCTCATACAAGAGCTCGAAGAAGTACCTGCGTCAGTTCGGTCAAAAAGTCTCGCCCGAGATGACGAAGAGCCTCATGGTCGGCATGGGTGAGAACGCCGGCGTCGTCGACATCGGCGAGGGCTGGGCTGTCACCTTCAAGGTAGAGAGCCACAACCACCCGAGCTACATCGAGCCCTTCCAAGGTGCCGCCACCGGCGTCGGCGGCATCGTGCGCGACATCATCTCGATGGGTGCTCGCCCCGTGGCCGTCATGGACCAGCTGCGCTTCGGCGCAATCGATGACCCAGACACCGCACGCGTGGTGCACGGTGTGACAAGCGGCATCTCGTTCTACGGCAACTGCCTCGGACTTCCCAACATCGGCGGCGAGACGTACTTCGACCCGGTGTATCAGGGAAATCCGCTCGTCAATGCGCTCTCGGTCGGCGTGCTTCGCCACGAAGATCTGCACCTGGCCAACGCATCCGGTGTCGGAAACAAGGTGGTGCTTTTCGGCGCCCGCACGGGAGGCGACGGCATCGGCGGAGCATCCATTCTGGCTTCTGACTCCTTTGACGACGGCGGCCCGACCAAGCGGCCCGCCGTGCAGGTGGGCGACCCCTTTGCCGAAAAGGTGCTCATCGAGTGCTGCCTCGAAATGTACCGCGATGAGCTCGTCGAGGGAATTCAAGACCTCGGCGCCGCGGGCATCTCGTGCGCGACGAGCGAGCTTGCCGCGAACGGCGACGGCGGCATGTTCGTCGAGCTCGACGGCGTGCTGCTTCGTGACCCCTCCCTCACGGCGGAAGAGATTCTCATGTCGGAGTCTCAGGAGCGCATGATGGCGGTTGTCGCGCCCGAGAAGCTCGATGCATTTCTCGCCGTCGCCGCGAAGTGGGATGTCGAAACGAGCGTGCTCGGTGAGGTCACTGACACCGGGCGGCTCGTCATCAACTGGCACGGCGAAGAGATCGTCAACGTCGATCCGTCGACAGTCGCCGTCGACGGCCCGGTCTACGACCGCCCGGTTGCCTACCCGACCTGGATCGACGCGCTGCAGGCAGACACGGCGAGCGCACTCGAGCGCAGCGACGACCCTGCCGTGCTCAAGGAGCAGACGCTGAAGCTTGTCGGCTCGGCGAATCTTGCAGACAAGAGCTGGATCACCGACCAGTACGACTACTACGTGCTCGGCAACACGGCGCTGTCATTCCCTGATGATGCGGGAATGATCCGCGTTGACGAGGAGTCGGGGCTCGGATTCTCGATCGCCACCGACGCAAACGGCCGCTACTGCCAGCTGGATCCCCGTGCGGGAGCGCAGCTCGCCCTCGCCGAGGCATTCCGCAACGTCGCCGCCACCGGTGCCGTACCCGCAGCGGTCACCGACTGCCTCAACTTCGGCAGCCCCGAGAACCCCGAGGTGATGTGGCAGTTCTCTGAAGCCGTCGAAGGCCTCTCTGATGCCTGCCTCGAGATGGGCATTCCCGTCACAGGGGGCAACGTCTCGTTCTACAACCAGACCGGCGACACCCCGATCTTCCCCACACCCGTCGTCGGGGTTCTCGGCGTTATCGACGACGTTGCCAAGCGCGTGCCGAGCGGCTGGCAAGACGAGGGCGACAACATCTATCTTCTTGGCACGACCCGCACGGAGCTCTCCGGCTCGGCATGGGCGGGCACCGTGCACGGGCACCTCGGAGGCCGCCCGCCGAAGGTCGACCTTCAGCGTGAAAAAGACCTCGCTGCTCTGCTGCACGCGGGGTCGCAGCAATCGCTTCTCGCATCGGCGCACGATCTCTCTGACGGCGGACTCGCCCAGGCACTCGTCGAGTCTGTGCTGCGCTTCGGCGTCGGAGCACGTGTGTGGCTCGGCGAGATCATGGAGCGCGACGGCGTCGACGCGGCATCCGCCCTCTTCTCCGAGTCAACAGGACGTGTGGTTGTCTCGGTGCCTCGCGAAGACGACGTGAAGTTTCGCGGACTGTGCGAGGGGCGCGGGTACCCCGTGCTGCGCATCGGCGTCACAGACGGTGCTGCCTCCTCTGACGCGACACTCGAGGTGCAGGACTACTTCACTGTCTCTGTCGACGACCTGCGACAGACGCACGAGAGCACGCTGCGCGAGCACTTCGCGTAGGCGTCCGCGGCCGCCGCGTCAGTCGGATTCCGGCTGCACGCTGTAACAGAGGTGTGCGAATCCGCCATAGCGTTTCACCTCGGTGAGCTCGAGATCGCCTGGGGCCGTTGCACGAGGAAACAGCGGCGCTCCGCCCGCGAGCGCCGAGGGAGCAATCGACACCTGAATCTCGTCGAGAGCTCCGATGTCGTAGAACTGACCGACGAGTTCACCGCCGCCGACGAGCCACACATCGAGACCGGATGCTGCCCTGACGATGTCGTCGAGATGCTCGCCCACATCGCCGCCAACGAGGCGCACATCGGCACCCTCGGGAATGGGCAGGTCGCGACTCGTGAACACGTACGTCGGGTGGTCTCCGAAGAATGACGACCACTTCTCGGGATGCTCCATCAGCTTCGTCGAGCTCAGCACCCACTCGTACGTCGTCGCACCCTCAACGATCACACCGACCTCGCGCATGAACGCGCCGTGGTCAGGAGCCTCGCCCGATTCGACGGCGAAGAGCCAATCAAGCGAGTTCTGCTCATCGGCGATGAACCCGTTAAGCGACGTCGCCGTGTTGTAGACAATACGTGTCATGTTCTTCACGGTATTGCAGCATTGCCATTCGCGTCGGAGACACGCGTTCGATCACAGCATCCTGCCTCGTTTGCTTGCTTTCGCTGCCGGTCGCAGATGTAGGCTCGTGATGTCGGACGGCGCCTGCCGCCCATCGAATCGTAGGGGGAACGGACGCTCGATCGTTCTCCGAGGGGAGCGATACCGATGTCAGCACAATCCACTCCGTATACGAAAAAGGCGTACGGCCTCTCTATTGCGGCCGCGGTCGGAGGCTTTCTCTTCGGGTTCGACTCATCCGTCATCAACGGCGCCGTCGACGCCGTCGACCACGCATTCTCGCTCGGCCCCGCACTCACCGGGTTCATTGTCGCCGTGGCGCTGCTCGGCTGCGCGCTCGGCGCTTGGATCGGAGGAGGGCTCGCCGACCGGTACGGCCGGCTGCGCGTCATCTTCATCGGCGGCATCCTGTTTCTCATCAGTTCCATCGGGGCCGGCCTCACGCTTGGGCCGTGGGATCTGCTTGTCTGGCGCGTCCTCGGCGGCATCGGCATCGGCATCGCCTCGGTTGTGACCCCCGCATACATCGCCGAGATCTCACCGCGCCAGATTCGCGGCACACTCGCCTCCTACCAGCAGCTCGCCATCACACTCGGCATCTTCGCCGCTTTGTTGAGCGACGCCGTGCTCGCAACCTCGGCGGGCGGCGCAGACGAGCAGCTGTGGATCGGCCTCGAGGCCTGGCGGTGGATGTTCCTCGTCGGCGCAGTGCCCGCCGTCGTCTACATCGTTTTGTCGTTCACGCTTCCCGAGTCTCCCCGCTACCTCTTGGCGAAGAAGCGCGTCGATGAAGCGCGCGCCATCTTCAAGACACTCGTCATCGAGTCCGAGGTCGAACGCAACATCAACGACATCAATAAGGCGATCGAGACCGACGAAAAGAACGCCCGCGCAACCCTGCGAGGTTCTGTGCTTGGCCTCCAGGGCGTCGTCTGGATCGGCATAATCCTCTCGGTTTTCCAGCAGTTCGTCGGAATCAATGTGATCTTCTACTATTCGACGAGCCTCTGGAAAGCCGTCGGCTTCACCGAAGAGTCCTCACTGCTTGTGAGCGTCATCACGTCGGTGACGAACGTCGTGCTCACCTTCGTCGCGATTCTTCTCGTCGACCGAGTGGGGCGGCGTCCGATTCTGCTGAGCGGCTCGGTGCTGATGGCGATCTCGCTCGGCACTATGGCTCTCGCCTTCAGCTTCGCGGCAAAGAGCGGAGAAGATGTCAGTCTTCCCGGTGCATGGGGGCCGATCGCACTCGTCGCCGCAAACCTGTTCGTGATCGGGTTCGCCGCGTCGTGGGGCCCCCTCGTCTGGGTGTTGCTCGGCGAGATCTTCCCGCCGAAGATCCGCGGCAAGGCGCTCGGCGTCGCTGCGGCTGCACAGTGGATCGCAAACTTCGCGATCACTGTCACGTTCCCGTCGATGTCGGAGTGGTCGCTGCCCCTCACCTATGGCATGTACGCCGTCTTCGCCGCGCTGTCGTTCGTCTTCGTCCTGATCAAGGTGCCCGAGACAAAGGGCATGGAACTCGAACAGGCAGAGACACTGTTCACGAAGTAGCCGGGGTCGGCACGGTCGGTTCGGTGAACAGCGCAACGACGCTGGCAATCACGTTGTGCAACTCGGAGTCTGACTGCGCGGGAATGCCTGTTCCTGCGAGCAGACCACGCACGGAGACGTCTTTGTACGCTGTGGTGATGATGCGCACGGCAACCAGAGGATCGACGACGAATCGTTGCCCGAAATTGAGCAGGGTGGTATCGAGAACCTGCGCGAGCTGGCGCTGCATCTCTGTCTCGTGCTCCACGAGATAGCGGCCGAAGTCGGCATTGCGCAGCGCGTGCACGCGAAACTCGGACTCGATAACGCACCATTGCCTGTCGTCGCCCTGCAGCTTGAGAAAGTCGGCGACGAGTCCAGTGATAACGTCGACGCGCTCCGTCATTGACAGTTGCGACAGTGCCTCCCCGTCGAGGCCCGGCAGCACCGTATCGAGGCCCACCTGCACCTGCGCCATTCGTCGATCGTTTTCGCGCTCCGCCAGCGCGACGAAGAGCTCGTTCTTGGTCTCGAAGTTTGAATAGAACGCGCCTCGCGTGAAGCCCGCGCGCTCGACAATGAGCTCGACGGGTGCCGCATCGACGCCGACCTCCGCAAACACGTCATACGCGGCATCGAGCAGGCGATCTCGCGTCTTCTGGCGACGCGCAGACGCTGTATCGGTCGTTGAGCTGACCATCCTGACACCTTCCTGAATTCACTTTGCAATACACGAGTGTATCGAATACATTCGTGTATTGGATACATTCCTGTATCGATTTCTGGAGAACCGTGTCTTCCTTCCTCTATTCCCTCGGCCGCGCTATGCACCGCACCCGCAAAACGGTGATCGGCGTGTGGATCCTCCTCTTGGCAATGCTTGGTGCTGGTGCCCTGCTGTTCAGCCAAGACATGGATAACAGCATCTCAATTCCGGGCACCGAATCACAGCAGGCGCTCGACTCGCTCGGCGCGACCTTCCCCCAGGTGAGCGGCTCCAGCGCGCAGATCATCATCGTCGCCCCCGACGGCGAGAAGGTGACGGATGCTGACATCACCGCACCCGTCGACGAGGCAATCGACACCCTTTCCGACATCGACCACGTGGACTCCGCCGTCTCGCCCTATGACGACACGGTATCTGGCTCCATCAACGAGGCGGAGGATGCTGCGCTGATTCAGGTGCAGCTGGACGGAAGCACCTTCGCGATTCCGGACTCGACGAAGGCCGCCCTCGAGGATGCTGTACAGGATCTCGGCGCGAGTCTTCCCGATGGAGCCGAAACCTCACTCGGTGGCGAGCTGTTCAGTCAGGAAATGCCAGAAATCAGTCTCGTCGAGGGAATCGGAGTGATCGTTGCGCTCCTTGTGCTCGTTCTGACTTTCGGATCGTTCCTCGCTGCGGGAATGCCCCTCATTACGGCGATGGTCGCCGTTGGAGCATCCATGTCGCTCATTCTCGGCGCGACAGCATTCACCTCGATCACGTCGACGACGCCGATGCTCGCACTCATGCTCGGCCTCGCCGTAGGAATCGACTATGCGCTCTTCATCATTTCACGACATCGAGATCAGCTGCGCGACGGGCTCGACGTCGATGAATCGATTGCCCGCTCCGTGGCGACGGCGGGGTCTGCCGTGGTGTTCGCGGGCCTCACCGTGATCATCGCCCTTCTTGGTCTCGGCGTGGCCGGCATCCCCTTCCTCACTGTCATGGGCGTCGCAGCGGCGCTCGGAGTCGGCATCGCCGTCGTCGTCTCGCTCACCCTTCTGCCCGCCCTGCTCGCGATCTCGGGCGAACGGCTGCGCCCAAAGCGCAAGAAGTCAGCAGTCGACGAGGGCACGGCGACGGCGCGACCCAACAGGTTCTTCCTTGGGTGGGTACGCACCGTCACCAAGCGTCCCCTCGTCACGATCATCGCGGTCGTCGCTGTGCTCGGAATCGCGTCGGTTCCCGCGCTCGGGCTCAAGTTGGCTCTGCCCGATGCCGGCGGCCTTCCCAAAGACAACCAGGCGCGTCACACCTACGACCTCGTCTCCGAGAACTTCGGCGAGGGCTACAACGGCATGCTCATCGTCACCGGGCCAATCATCACGAGCAACGATCCGCTCGGACTGATGGAAGACATCGGTGACGAGATTGAGCAGCTCGACGGCGTCGCCTCGGTGCCGCTCGCCACCCCCAACGAGACGGCCGACACGGGAATCGTGCAGGTCGTTCCTGAACACGGTCCCGACTCTGACGAGACGAAGGCGCTCGTTCATGAGATCCGTGCGATGCACGACCATTTCCTCGATGAGTACGATGTCGACCTTGCCGTCACGGGGTTCACCGCCGTCGGCATCGACGTCTCGGCAAAGCTCGGCCAAGCGCTGCTGCCCTTCGGCCTCCTCGTGGTCGGGTTGTCACTTGTACTTCTGACGATGGTCTTTCGCTCCATCGCGGTTCCCATCAAGGCAACCCTGGGGTACCTGCTCTCGGTCGGCGCATCGTTCGGAGCCGTGACTCTCGTGTTCGGCGATGGCGTGTTTGCCGAAGCGCTTGGTGTCGCCCGCACTGGCCCTGTGATCAGCTTCCTCCCGATCATTCTCATGGGGGTGCTCTTCGGCCTCGCTATGGACTACGAGGTATTCCTGGTCTCCCGCATTCGCGAGGACTACGTGCATGGAAAGAGCGCGCGTCGCGCGATCGAGACCGGCTTCACCTCGTCGGCGAAGGTCGTGACGGCGGCAGGTGTGATCATGATCGCCGTCTTCGCAGCATTCGTGCCGAGCGAGGACGTCAATATCAAACCGATTGCCCTCGGGCTCGCAGTTGGCGTGTTCGTCGATGCGTTCATCGTGCGCATGACACTTGTGCCCGCTGTGCTCGCCCTTCTCGGAGACAAGGCGTGGTGGATGCCGAAGTGGCTTGACCGCATTCTCCCCTCGTTTGACGTGGAGGGCGAGGGCCTCGCTCGGGAGCTCGAGCTCGCCGAGTGGCCAGCTCCCAACGCCAACCTTGCCGTTGCCGTCGATGATCTCTCGCTCACGGTGAAAGGCAAGGAGGTGCTTGCCCCAACGAGCATGCGCATCGCACCTGGCGCCGTGCACGCCGTTCGCGGAGACAGCGCACGTGCTGTCACTGCGGCGCTCCTCGCAGTCACCGGAAGGCTCCCCAACGCTATTGGAACTCTGAAGGTCAACGGGTTCGTTCTGCCGTCACGCGCGTCGGCGGTGCGCCGCAGTGCTGGCTACGTCTCGCTGGCCACCTCGGCTCAGCCCATCGCCGACGTGAGATCCGCGCTGGCCGAAAGGCCCCAGCTGCTCGCCGTTGACGGGGTTGACCATGTCACCGAACCCGCACAGCGCGAACGGCTGATGGCCGAGATCGCGCAGGCACGTGCTCATAGCAGTGCACCGACCATCGTGCTGGGCTGCGGCTCAGCATCCGACCTCGATATTGCCGACGGCGAAACGTTCGTCGATAACGTCACCTCTCGCTCACTCGTCTCGGAGGCATCCGTATGAGCAACCGCTTCTCATTCATCGAACGAACCGACAGCACCAAGCGCGTTCGGCCGCTCACTCTCGTGGGGCTGCTGCTCGTGCCGTTCGTCATCGCCGGAATGCTGGTGTGGGCTCTGTGGGACCCGAGCGACCGCCTCGACTCTGTGAAGGCGGCGATCGTCAACAACGATGAGCCTGTCGAGGTCAACGGACAGACCGTGCCACTCGGCCGTCAGCTCGGAGCAGGGCTCGTCGGAAGCGACGACGAAGAAACCAACTACACGTGGGAGGTGACCGACTCCGACGGCGCGAGCGAGGGCCTGAAGGACGGCACCTATGCTGCCGTCGTGACGATTCCCGAGAACTTCTCAGAGGCAGCCACATCGACGGCAGGCGACGCCGACGATGCCGAGCAGGCGGTGATCGATGTCACGACAAGCGAGAACTCTCGACTCATTGATGACGCGGTGA
The Paramicrobacterium chengjingii DNA segment above includes these coding regions:
- a CDS encoding trimeric intracellular cation channel family protein: MDQQLLLLLLDLTGTFAFALNGALTAIRAVRVDIVGVIALGMITAMGGGVIRDVMLNLSPATFQDWRYLAVAAVGALIAFAFGNSLVRLSTPIEVLDAVGLSFFAITGAIKAVEFGLGPVQAIILGTITAVGGGTLRDALLGRVPSVLSDGLYAVPAFIGAGLAVIASLFGLYGPVTAVVAAAVCFLIRVLGLHFSWNAPVPREWKRRGTGSSSRD
- a CDS encoding amidohydrolase, with product MSVASTVLARLGELRERQEEFYRDLHRNPELSHHEHETATKAAQWLRGLGLDVQAGIGGTGVVGILRNGDGPVVLLRADMDALPVTEQSGVDYASEATASDENGHTVPVAHACGHDVHVASLVAAVELLSRSPAQWNGTVVALLQPAEETADGAAGMLDDGLAELIPTPDIALAQHVLALPAGTLGVRSGPFLTAADSIRIIIHGRGAHGSMPQASVDPVVLAAHIVVRLQTIVSREIAPAETAVLTVGSIQAGTKSNVIPESAVLQLNIRTYSEQTRSALFAAIRRIVDAECVASLSPKPAEYEVFDSFPLTANDTEASERVAAAFTTHFGEQNRPIEKQSASEDFSDIPNALGVPYVYWGIGGIDAEQYAAAEAAGRVAQDIPVNHSPEFAPVIQPTLDTGTRALVVAALAWLAK
- the purL gene encoding phosphoribosylformylglycinamidine synthase subunit PurL, with the translated sequence MSIPADTGADTVANAAATPEKEQPYAALGLKPDEYAAIREILGRRPTSGELAMYSVMWSEHCSYKSSKKYLRQFGQKVSPEMTKSLMVGMGENAGVVDIGEGWAVTFKVESHNHPSYIEPFQGAATGVGGIVRDIISMGARPVAVMDQLRFGAIDDPDTARVVHGVTSGISFYGNCLGLPNIGGETYFDPVYQGNPLVNALSVGVLRHEDLHLANASGVGNKVVLFGARTGGDGIGGASILASDSFDDGGPTKRPAVQVGDPFAEKVLIECCLEMYRDELVEGIQDLGAAGISCATSELAANGDGGMFVELDGVLLRDPSLTAEEILMSESQERMMAVVAPEKLDAFLAVAAKWDVETSVLGEVTDTGRLVINWHGEEIVNVDPSTVAVDGPVYDRPVAYPTWIDALQADTASALERSDDPAVLKEQTLKLVGSANLADKSWITDQYDYYVLGNTALSFPDDAGMIRVDEESGLGFSIATDANGRYCQLDPRAGAQLALAEAFRNVAATGAVPAAVTDCLNFGSPENPEVMWQFSEAVEGLSDACLEMGIPVTGGNVSFYNQTGDTPIFPTPVVGVLGVIDDVAKRVPSGWQDEGDNIYLLGTTRTELSGSAWAGTVHGHLGGRPPKVDLQREKDLAALLHAGSQQSLLASAHDLSDGGLAQALVESVLRFGVGARVWLGEIMERDGVDAASALFSESTGRVVVSVPREDDVKFRGLCEGRGYPVLRIGVTDGAASSDATLEVQDYFTVSVDDLRQTHESTLREHFA
- a CDS encoding dihydrofolate reductase family protein — translated: MTRIVYNTATSLNGFIADEQNSLDWLFAVESGEAPDHGAFMREVGVIVEGATTYEWVLSSTKLMEHPEKWSSFFGDHPTYVFTSRDLPIPEGADVRLVGGDVGEHLDDIVRAASGLDVWLVGGGELVGQFYDIGALDEIQVSIAPSALAGGAPLFPRATAPGDLELTEVKRYGGFAHLCYSVQPESD
- a CDS encoding TetR/AcrR family transcriptional regulator — its product is MVSSTTDTASARRQKTRDRLLDAAYDVFAEVGVDAAPVELIVERAGFTRGAFYSNFETKNELFVALAERENDRRMAQVQVGLDTVLPGLDGEALSQLSMTERVDVITGLVADFLKLQGDDRQWCVIESEFRVHALRNADFGRYLVEHETEMQRQLAQVLDTTLLNFGQRFVVDPLVAVRIITTAYKDVSVRGLLAGTGIPAQSDSELHNVIASVVALFTEPTVPTPATS
- a CDS encoding MMPL family transporter; this translates as MSSFLYSLGRAMHRTRKTVIGVWILLLAMLGAGALLFSQDMDNSISIPGTESQQALDSLGATFPQVSGSSAQIIIVAPDGEKVTDADITAPVDEAIDTLSDIDHVDSAVSPYDDTVSGSINEAEDAALIQVQLDGSTFAIPDSTKAALEDAVQDLGASLPDGAETSLGGELFSQEMPEISLVEGIGVIVALLVLVLTFGSFLAAGMPLITAMVAVGASMSLILGATAFTSITSTTPMLALMLGLAVGIDYALFIISRHRDQLRDGLDVDESIARSVATAGSAVVFAGLTVIIALLGLGVAGIPFLTVMGVAAALGVGIAVVVSLTLLPALLAISGERLRPKRKKSAVDEGTATARPNRFFLGWVRTVTKRPLVTIIAVVAVLGIASVPALGLKLALPDAGGLPKDNQARHTYDLVSENFGEGYNGMLIVTGPIITSNDPLGLMEDIGDEIEQLDGVASVPLATPNETADTGIVQVVPEHGPDSDETKALVHEIRAMHDHFLDEYDVDLAVTGFTAVGIDVSAKLGQALLPFGLLVVGLSLVLLTMVFRSIAVPIKATLGYLLSVGASFGAVTLVFGDGVFAEALGVARTGPVISFLPIILMGVLFGLAMDYEVFLVSRIREDYVHGKSARRAIETGFTSSAKVVTAAGVIMIAVFAAFVPSEDVNIKPIALGLAVGVFVDAFIVRMTLVPAVLALLGDKAWWMPKWLDRILPSFDVEGEGLARELELAEWPAPNANLAVAVDDLSLTVKGKEVLAPTSMRIAPGAVHAVRGDSARAVTAALLAVTGRLPNAIGTLKVNGFVLPSRASAVRRSAGYVSLATSAQPIADVRSALAERPQLLAVDGVDHVTEPAQRERLMAEIAQARAHSSAPTIVLGCGSASDLDIADGETFVDNVTSRSLVSEASV